From Haloarcula hispanica ATCC 33960, the proteins below share one genomic window:
- a CDS encoding DUF7573 domain-containing protein encodes MAEDASLEDFLDDSSESEDEGADGMSARDDTAETEGETTDSAASSEAVDPAVTTYAWSPEGAACDECGEVVERRWTQDGLLVCGACKCW; translated from the coding sequence ATGGCCGAAGACGCCTCGCTGGAGGACTTTCTCGACGATAGCAGCGAGAGCGAGGACGAAGGAGCGGACGGCATGTCGGCGAGAGACGATACTGCAGAGACAGAAGGCGAAACCACCGACTCCGCAGCCTCGTCCGAGGCGGTCGACCCGGCCGTGACGACGTACGCGTGGTCGCCCGAGGGAGCGGCATGTGACGAGTGTGGCGAGGTCGTCGAGCGCCGGTGGACACAGGACGGGCTCCTCGTCTGTGGGGCCTGCAAGTGCTGGTGA
- a CDS encoding class I SAM-dependent methyltransferase → MSVREEFDAWAAEGKDRGMEDRHWHTAKHVLARMPVEPGDTVLDLGTGSGYALRALRDTNDAGPCYGLDGSPEMLRNAREYTDDNGIGFLRGDFDALPFATDSIDHVFSMEAFYYASDPPHTLEEIARVLRPGGTAHIAVNYYEENVHSHEWQEFIDIEMTRWSGPEYREAFREAGLAVASQDTIPDREVEIPPADAFPTDEFETREAMVERYRELGTLLTVGVATE, encoded by the coding sequence ATGAGCGTTCGCGAGGAATTCGACGCGTGGGCGGCCGAAGGCAAAGACAGAGGGATGGAAGACCGGCACTGGCACACCGCCAAGCACGTCCTCGCCCGGATGCCGGTCGAACCGGGCGACACGGTACTCGACCTCGGTACTGGCTCGGGCTACGCGCTCCGTGCGCTCCGTGACACCAACGACGCCGGCCCCTGCTACGGGCTCGACGGGTCACCGGAGATGCTCCGGAACGCCCGCGAGTACACGGACGACAACGGTATCGGGTTCCTGCGTGGCGACTTCGACGCGCTGCCGTTTGCGACCGACAGCATCGACCATGTGTTCTCGATGGAGGCGTTCTACTACGCCAGTGATCCGCCACACACCCTCGAAGAAATCGCGCGAGTGCTGCGACCGGGCGGGACCGCCCACATCGCGGTGAACTACTACGAGGAGAACGTCCACTCCCACGAGTGGCAGGAGTTCATCGACATCGAGATGACCCGCTGGAGCGGCCCGGAGTACCGCGAGGCCTTCCGTGAGGCCGGCCTGGCCGTTGCGTCGCAGGACACGATCCCCGACCGCGAGGTGGAGATTCCGCCGGCGGATGCGTTCCCCACGGACGAGTTCGAGACCCGCGAGGCGATGGTCGAGCGCTACCGCGAACTGGGGACGTTGCTGACCGTCGGCGTCGCCACCGAATAA
- a CDS encoding tryptophanase — MRSYKAKSVTSIQLPPRERRETALSEAGHNVFNLAADDVFIDLLTDSGTGAMSDDQWADVVRGDEAYAGSRSFERFREAVADVMGFDRVVPTHQGRGAENVLFGALLDEGDVVLNNTHFDTTRAHVTNQGAIAVDCPAETDLTTDSVGTFAGNFDTDRGWDAVEEYGQDAVSAVVLTITNNSAAGQPVSMANIRETAAFATEIDVPFVIDACRFAENAQFIKQRDPEYADTPLSEIAREQLRPADAITMSGKKDALANIGGFTAVRDAALFERCKQRAILYEGFPTYGGLAGRDLEAMATGLREAVQPPYVAERIEQVATLGDLLRERDIPIVTPTGGHAVYIDAAALLPDIPADQFPGQRLVCELYREGGVRTVELGSFAFPGTDRPELVRLALPRRTYWREHLEHIAETAARVRDCRDEYTGLKIVWEPPMEELRHFSAELEPVA, encoded by the coding sequence ATGCGCTCGTACAAGGCTAAATCGGTAACGTCGATACAGCTTCCGCCCCGTGAGCGACGTGAGACCGCGCTCAGCGAAGCCGGACACAACGTCTTCAACCTCGCTGCGGATGATGTCTTTATCGACCTGTTGACTGATTCGGGGACTGGCGCGATGAGCGACGACCAGTGGGCGGACGTGGTCCGCGGGGACGAGGCCTACGCCGGTTCGCGCTCGTTCGAACGCTTCCGTGAGGCGGTCGCTGACGTGATGGGATTCGACCGCGTGGTCCCGACACATCAGGGCCGCGGCGCGGAGAACGTCCTGTTCGGGGCGCTACTGGACGAGGGTGACGTCGTGCTCAACAACACGCATTTCGACACCACCCGCGCACACGTAACGAACCAGGGCGCTATCGCGGTTGACTGCCCGGCAGAGACAGACCTGACTACTGATAGCGTCGGGACGTTTGCCGGAAACTTCGACACAGATCGGGGGTGGGACGCTGTCGAGGAGTACGGGCAGGACGCCGTCTCGGCTGTCGTCCTGACGATCACGAACAACTCCGCCGCCGGCCAGCCGGTGTCGATGGCGAACATCCGCGAGACGGCCGCCTTCGCCACGGAAATCGACGTACCGTTCGTCATTGACGCCTGCCGGTTCGCCGAAAACGCACAGTTCATCAAGCAACGGGACCCCGAATACGCCGATACGCCACTCAGTGAGATCGCTCGCGAGCAGTTGCGTCCCGCGGACGCAATCACGATGAGTGGGAAAAAGGACGCACTCGCAAATATCGGCGGGTTCACCGCAGTCCGCGACGCTGCCCTGTTTGAACGGTGCAAACAGCGCGCGATCCTGTATGAAGGATTCCCGACCTACGGTGGCCTCGCAGGTCGTGATCTTGAAGCGATGGCCACCGGTCTGCGGGAAGCGGTCCAACCGCCGTACGTCGCCGAGCGGATCGAACAAGTCGCGACCCTCGGCGACCTCCTGCGTGAGCGCGATATCCCGATCGTCACGCCGACCGGCGGCCACGCCGTCTACATCGATGCGGCCGCCCTGCTCCCGGACATCCCCGCCGACCAATTCCCCGGGCAGCGGCTCGTCTGCGAACTCTACCGCGAAGGCGGCGTCCGGACAGTCGAACTCGGTTCGTTTGCGTTCCCCGGGACCGACCGCCCAGAACTCGTTCGGCTCGCCCTTCCTCGCCGGACGTACTGGCGCGAACACTTGGAACACATCGCGGAGACCGCTGCTCGCGTTCGCGACTGTCGCGACGAGTACACTGGCCTGAAAATCGTCTGGGAGCCACCGATGGAAGAACTCAGACACTTCTCAGCGGAACTCGAGCCCGTTGCGTAG
- a CDS encoding 5,10-methylenetetrahydromethanopterin reductase, with product MYAIELTPEHPVAQLASFAEQAESNALDAVYVSHHYNNRDQFMSLTAMAERTEEILLGPGIANPYETHPVTLASRVATLEELSDGRAVFGIGPGDKSTLSNLGFDHNDALRRVLETFTTARKLWDGERVDHDGTFEAVDAGLNYEVGDIPVYVGAQGPHMTRMAAKHADGALYNGAHPKDLAWAREQVEEMADERPEEYGEFDLAAYASVSVAEDEAEAREAARPPVAFVAAGSPPPVLDRHGIDHDAAADIGAAISAGEFPAAFEGVTEAMLDAFCIAGTPETVAERTAELEEYADSIVFASPLGPDVETAIDLLGAVLDRRSH from the coding sequence ATGTACGCGATTGAACTCACCCCGGAACATCCGGTCGCACAGCTCGCCTCGTTTGCCGAACAGGCCGAATCGAACGCGCTCGACGCCGTGTACGTCAGCCATCACTACAACAACCGCGACCAGTTCATGTCGCTGACCGCGATGGCCGAACGGACCGAAGAGATACTGCTCGGTCCCGGCATCGCCAACCCCTACGAGACGCATCCAGTGACGCTGGCCTCGCGGGTGGCGACGCTGGAGGAACTGAGCGATGGCCGGGCCGTCTTCGGTATCGGGCCGGGAGACAAATCGACGCTCAGCAACCTCGGCTTCGACCACAACGACGCCCTGCGTCGCGTGCTTGAGACGTTCACGACGGCCCGGAAGCTCTGGGACGGCGAGCGGGTCGACCACGACGGGACGTTCGAGGCCGTCGACGCCGGGCTGAACTACGAGGTCGGCGATATTCCGGTGTACGTCGGTGCACAGGGGCCACACATGACCCGGATGGCGGCGAAACACGCCGACGGCGCGCTGTACAACGGCGCGCACCCGAAAGACCTCGCGTGGGCACGCGAGCAAGTAGAAGAGATGGCCGACGAACGGCCCGAGGAGTACGGCGAGTTCGACCTCGCGGCCTACGCCAGCGTCTCGGTCGCCGAGGACGAGGCCGAGGCGCGGGAAGCCGCCCGGCCACCGGTCGCGTTCGTCGCCGCGGGGTCGCCGCCGCCGGTGCTCGACCGCCACGGCATCGACCACGACGCCGCCGCCGACATCGGGGCGGCGATTTCGGCCGGCGAGTTCCCGGCCGCGTTCGAGGGTGTGACGGAGGCGATGCTGGACGCGTTCTGTATCGCCGGAACGCCGGAGACGGTGGCCGAGCGCACGGCAGAATTAGAAGAATATGCCGACAGTATCGTGTTCGCGTCGCCGCTCGGGCCGGACGTCGAGACGGCTATCGATTTGCTTGGGGCGGTCCTCGACCGCCGGAGCCACTGA
- a CDS encoding AAA family ATPase, translating into MTDTDTSRSQQSDSPLRDATRVANQVIENVEQVIVGQHDAIEHIVTAVLGRGHILLEDVPGVGKTMLARSVAASFDGEFKRVQFTPDLLPTDVTGVNIYNQKTQEFEFRPGPIFANVVLGDEINRAPPKTQSALLEAMEEQQVSVDGTTHPVPQPFTVIATQNTVEQNRAYDLPMAELDRFMTKLHLGYPNEAAETEMLGDVVGQHPIEELTSVATLEALSAARETVADVTVEEPIRSYATRLARYTRENAQLGVSPRGSISLLRAAQARAVLDGRSYVIPDDIQTEAPVVLPHRIRTESSEQNARELVAEALDTVYVE; encoded by the coding sequence ATGACAGACACTGACACCTCACGCAGTCAACAGTCGGACAGTCCCCTCCGTGACGCGACACGCGTCGCCAATCAGGTGATCGAGAACGTCGAGCAGGTCATCGTCGGACAACACGACGCTATCGAGCACATCGTGACGGCGGTGCTCGGCCGCGGACACATTCTACTTGAGGACGTCCCCGGCGTCGGCAAGACGATGCTGGCCCGCTCCGTCGCGGCCTCCTTCGACGGTGAGTTCAAGCGCGTCCAGTTCACACCGGACCTCCTGCCGACCGACGTGACCGGTGTCAACATCTACAACCAGAAGACACAGGAGTTCGAGTTCCGGCCCGGCCCGATCTTCGCCAACGTCGTTCTCGGCGACGAAATCAACCGCGCCCCGCCGAAGACACAGTCGGCGCTGCTTGAGGCGATGGAGGAACAGCAGGTGTCCGTCGACGGGACCACACATCCCGTGCCACAGCCGTTTACCGTCATCGCCACGCAGAACACGGTCGAGCAGAACCGGGCCTACGACCTCCCGATGGCTGAACTCGACCGGTTCATGACGAAACTCCATCTGGGCTATCCGAACGAAGCGGCAGAGACGGAGATGCTGGGTGACGTCGTGGGGCAGCACCCCATCGAGGAACTCACGTCGGTCGCCACCCTCGAAGCGCTGTCCGCCGCTCGGGAGACGGTGGCCGACGTGACCGTCGAAGAGCCCATTCGCTCGTACGCGACCCGGCTGGCGCGGTACACGCGGGAGAACGCACAACTGGGCGTCAGCCCGCGAGGGAGCATCTCGCTGCTGCGGGCGGCACAGGCCCGGGCCGTCCTCGACGGCCGCAGCTACGTCATCCCCGACGACATCCAGACGGAAGCGCCGGTTGTCCTCCCGCACCGGATCCGCACTGAAAGTAGCGAGCAGAACGCCCGGGAACTCGTCGCGGAGGCACTCGATACCGTCTACGTCGAATGA